The Brassica oleracea var. oleracea cultivar TO1000 chromosome C6, BOL, whole genome shotgun sequence genomic interval CGAAGATTGAGAGAAAGAAAAGTATTGTCAATGATCAAAGTGAGAATGAGTCGGTTCTTTCACAGGCTTGGACAAGAGATTCATTGTCAAACCGTAGTTTAAGTTCGACTTCAAACTCAAGTTTCGGTTCTCCAAGAAGAGACACTGAAAAGAAGAAGATTTTGCCTTACGGAATAATCTTCTCCTTCAGACACGAAACCAGGAGCTCGAAACGATGAGGAAACACAAGAGGAGAAGAAGAGTACAGATCAAGAAAACTCGAGGTTACTTAAGCCACAATGCAGCGAAAATGAAGCGTCTTCAACAAGAAAGAACGATAGAACGTCGTCCTTTCAGAGACCTGAGCTCTTGGATTATGATGATGTAGTGGCTCGGCTTGCAGCTCTTCGCCGGAGATAAGGGCTTCTAATTGTAATTAGCTAATTAGAATTCATTAACTATGTAAAGTATATATCGTTGTTAGCTTGAAAATAGTATACTAGTTGAAAAATGTTTGATCAATTACATTTATATTCTTTATTTAACTGATTGAATTAAGATTATTATTTAACTTTAGTATTTAATTTTTATAATTTTTTGAAGAAAATAGTTTGTTTTTTTAACTATTGTATATTTTAGTCAAAACATTATACATTTTAAAATAGAATGAATATGATTATACTTTTGTTTTCGTGACAAAAGCATTGTACTAGTTTTATCGATTGAATATTAAGCATAAAGCTTCTTCGTATGCTTGACAAGTAGACGACAGCGAACAAGGATGGTGAAGCCAAAGCCGGGATCTACAGAAAATGAACCTAAACTGTTCCCATGGGTCCCATGAAAAGCATCTTCTCCGACAATTTAATTATAAACCACCTTTGCTTATTTAATTTTGCTTATCTTCCATAAAATTTAGTAATTTACACACCTAGAAAACAAAACAACTTCCATGATTTTGACTTTTGAGTAGTGGAAACGTTTCGATTAATAGCAAAAATCAAAACAGCTTCCATGAAATTCACAATAGCCTTTTCTATATTTAACCTATGTTTAGTGTATTTAAAAATAAATTTTGTCGTTAGTAATCAGATTTTGAATTGTAGCAAAGTTAGATTAATAGCCAAAATATTGGTCGGGCTCATCCATAAATCCTAGAGATTAGTTTAGCTTAGGCTTGAATCCTCCAAATTAAAAAATGCAAAAAAGAAAACAATTTTAAAAGTGAAAACGTTATATTCGTTCTTCACCTTTAACTTTGTCCACGTCATTACCAAGAGTAGCCGAACGACAAATGGAAATCTCAAGGGAGAAAAAAAAGAAAAGAAAAGCTTAATTTGCCTTTTCTGACCACTAAACCGACGTCGTATAACCTTCCTCAATTATTCTTACAAAACTTAACTCGAAAGCTCCCCCGAGTTTCAACTTTTTGTTCTCTCGTATCTCTTTTGTCCTGTGATTTGATTAGATCGATCCGAAACTGTAACTGGAGAGAGAGAGAAGGAAGAAGAAGATATGGGTTGTGCTCAATCCAAGATCGAGAACGAAGAAGCCGTTACTCGCTGCAAAGAGCGCAAACAGTTCATGAAAGACGCCGTCGTCGCCCGTAACGCCTTCGCCGCCGCGCACTCCGCTTACGCCATGGCCCTCAAGAACACCGGAGCCGCTCTCTCCGATTACGCTCACGGCGAGTTTCTCGTCTCCAATCACCACCACTCTTCCTCCGCCGCCGCCGCAGCTTCCTCTCTTCCCACCGCCGTATCTCCTCCTCCGCCTTCCTCCGCCGCCGCGATTTCTAACTCCGTCGCGTCGTCCTCCTCCGCCGCCGGCGAGATCCCTCAGCCTATGCCGGATACCCTCCCGCCGCCGCCTCCTCCGCCGCCGCCTCCTCTCCAGAGGGCTGCCACCATGCCGGAGATGAACGGTAGATCCGGCGGTCCGTCGGGGAGTGGACTCAGCGGGACTATAATTGAGGAGGACGACGACGGCGACGATGACTCCGAGGTGGAGAATCACGACCGGTTGGTTAGGAAGTCGAAGAGCCGCGGTGGTAGCAGTAGAGGCAGGCCGATGATTGATGACGATCGCCACCACCACCATAACCAAGAAGCTCCTCCTCCGCCTCTGCCTCAATCCATGGCGGCGAATCCAAGGCCGATTCCACCGCCACGTCAGCATCAGCAACAAGAGCACTTGGTGTACGATTACTTCTTCGCGAGTGAGAACATACCTGGAACTACCTTAGAAGACACTCCTCCTCCGCAGGCCAAACCTGCGCCTCCTCAGCCAGCTTCACCGTCCTCAGAGGAAGATGATGAACTAGAAGAGGAGGAGGATGAGCCGGTGGTTGAACGGAAACCTCCCGTGGTCGAGGAAAGGCCGAAGAGAGTGGAGGAACCGAGTGTGGAGCTTGAAAAAGTTGCTAACTTTAGAGGAGGGATGAAGAAGCCCATCGGCGGAGAGAGGAGGGGAGGAGGGAGGTTTCCGGCGACGGCGACGGCGACGAACTTGGCTAATGTATTCAATGAGCTTGATGATAATTTCTTGAAAGCTTCTGAAAGTGCACACGAGGTTTCCAAGATGCTTGAAGCCACCAGGCTCCATTACCACTCTAATTTTGCTGATAACAGAGGTATAGTTAGTTAGTTAGTGATCTCTATCCTCCAGTAAGATTCTATCATTAGCTAATGATCATGTGTTTTTGTTTTGTAGGCCATATTGATCACTCTGCTAGAGTGATGCGTGTTATTACATGGAACAGATCGTTTAGAGGATTACCAAATACTGATGTTGGGAAAGATGATTTTGATTCTGAGGAGAATGAAACTCATGCTACTGTTCTTGACAAGTTGCTAGCATGGGAGAAGAAGCTCTACGACGAAGTTAAGGTAAAAAAAAATATATCAAACATCTCTCCTTTTATTGCTTGTGTTTGTCTCTTGAGGAAAGATTCTTGCAGCCATGTTTAGTCCCCTTTGGTAAATCTTAGCATAGATGATGTGTCTGTTATTTGACCAAAAAAAAAAGAAAAGATGATGCGTCTGTTAAGGGCCTGCGGATTCGGTTTGAACGGTTAGTTCGGTTCGGGTTATTTGGTTTTTGGTTAGTTCGGTTAGCACAATATTTGGCTGCATTAAACCGATTTAGCATTCAGATAGTTCGGTTAATGAAAATTATACTGAAATTAACCGAGTTTTTGGTTAAAAAAATTCTGTTACTTCGATTAGTTCGGTTATTTAGGTTCGGAATTTTTGTTAGGGTCAGTATGGTTTGTTTACAGTTTTTGCAAAACATAGAAAACCGAACTAAACCGAACCGCACCTATAACCATTTTTAATTCTATCAAACTTGAACCGAAAAATTCAGTGCAGTTTAGCATGTTCGGTTCGGGACAAACTCCCACCACTAATGTGTACATTGGAAGTTTGATTTTGGAATAAACTTTTGTTGTATTTAGTCTGGTGAGCTCATGAAGATCGAGTACCAGAGAAAGGTCGCTCATCTAAACCGGGTAAAGAAGCGAGGTGGCCACTCAGATTCACTAGAGAGAGCCAAAGCAGCAGTTAGTCAGCTGCATACACGATACATCGTCGACATGCAGTCCATGGACTCCACAGTCTCAGAGATCAACCGTCTTCGAGACGAACAACTCTACGTCAAGCTCCTCCACCTCGTCGAGGCGTAAGTTATAAATCATATTCCTTATGATCTTTTAAACGATATGATTCTGAGTTTTTTTTTTATTGTTACAGAATGGGTAAGATGTGGGAGATGATGCAAATGCATCACCAGAGACAAGCCGAGATCTCCAAAGTATTGAAATCACTAGACATATCGCAGGCGGTTAAAGAAACAAACGATCACCACCACGAACGCACCATCCAGCTCCTGGCCGTGGTCCAAGAGTGGCACACGCAGTTTTGCAGGATGATAGACAATCAAAAGATGTATATAAAGTCACTCGGCGGGTGGCTGAAGCTGAATCTCATCCCTATAGAGAGCACGCTCAAGGAGAAAGTATCTTCGCCGCCACGTGTCCCAAACCCCGCTATACAGAAGCTTCTCCACATTTGGTACGACCGGTTAGACAAGATCCCCGACGAGATGGCGAGGACGGCGATCATCAATTTCGCGGCGGTTGTGAGCACGATAATGCAGCAGCAAGAGGAGGAGATGAAGCTGAGGGATAGGTGCGGGGAGACGAGGAAGGAGCTGGGGAGGAAGATCAGGCAGTTTGAGGATTGGTACCATAAGTACATGCAGAAGAGAGGGCCTGAGGATATGAATGCGGACGGGTCTGAAGCGGACAACGAGCATAAGGATGAGGTTGTCGTGAGGCAGTTCAACGTGGAGCAGATTAAGAAGAGGTTGGAGGAAGAGGAAGAGGCTTACCAAAGGCAAAGCCAACAAGTTAGAGAGAAGTCTATTGCTAGTCTTAGAACTCGTCTTCCCGAGCTGTTTCAGGCAATGTCTGAGGTTGCATATTCCTGTTCGGGTATGTATAGAGCGGTTGTTGCGTATGTGACTCAGCGGCAAAGCCAAAACGAAAGGCATCAGAAATCATCAAGCCAGGGACAAACTTCGGTAAGAACCGATGTAAGAGCAGAGTGATGTCTTTGTTTTTTCCTTTGGTCTGAATTTTTCAGTACCCCCATATACAGCTTATAGCATATAGTTATCATTGTTTCTTTAAAAAATATTATGTTTTGGGGTTTTATAAGGTTTGTTACGTCTGAGATATATTTATAGACTTGATTCCTAGTGAATCGTTCTTGGTTAATAAGAGTCTTAGTACTGATAGTGTTGCAGTTGTAATTTTGTACAGGGATAAATCTTTGTAATGACTATTTGCAAACCTATTATACAGTACTTCTACGTAGGTTTGGACACATTATCTGGAACCAAAAGAGGCTAAAGAGCTGAACCAAATTAGGAGATTTAATTTGGTTTTGGATAAAAAAGTAATTGAATCAAATCACAATTGAATAGAATCTGAATGAATATTCAAAATATTATAAAAATTTAATATTTAGTTATATTTAAATTTAAAATCATTAAAATATTCAAAAGTATAATTTTAAACTTGAAAATTTTAGGTTAGAAATAAGTAATAACTGAATATTCTAATGTTTTTGAAGTATTCCGAATGTCCTCCATTAAAAATGAACATTTTATGGGAAATTGCTTATAAACGAATAACATATTAAAATCAACCAAAATTATTTTACTCTCTTCGTTTCGTAAAAAATGCAAAAGTGACATTTTTTACACATATTAAGAAAATGATTGAAATGACTAATATTATTTTAGATAAATAAAATTAATTATAAAATCAATGTATTTTTATTTATTATTGAGGTAGAAGTTGCATTGGAATTTTAAAATGACACTCACTCTTTTTGTAACAAAAAAAACAAAATATTAAAATGACGCTTAATATGAAACAGAGAGTATATTCTAAACATATTCTGTTGAAAGTCTTGACATAATTGTATGTTTGATTTCACTTAATGTTCAAATAAATCAAATAAGTATTTAGTAAAGAGCATTAATTATTCTAAAAGCAAATGTAACACAACAAACAAATATGTTTCTTCCATGACTTTGTAAAAACTCTTTACAAGTGCTAAAATAGCAATCATAAAGAGAAAAATCAAAATCACAACAACAAGCTCCACAGCTATATTATTCGACACACATTGACACTAACACAACATTCATGAGCACATTAAAAAAACGATCATCTATATTATTCGACACACATTGACACTAACACAACATTCATGAGCACATTAAAAAAACGATCATCTAAAAACTTTAAAGGAGTGGTTAGTGCAAGTGAACCCACCATCAACCATCAGATTATCTCCACTCACATACCGCGACTCATCACTAGCCAGAAACAAAACCGCGTTCGCCACGTCATCAACCGTCAACTCAACACCTTTCAGATTCGCGTTCGCAGCGGCGAAACTCCTGAAACCAGCGACCACGCCTTCCGTCCTCTCATCCTCAGGCAAATGAGCCAGCGCGAGGTTGGTCAAAACCGCGTAAGGCGAAACGCAGTTCACGCGTATCCCGTGCTGTCCTAGCTCTGCCGCAACGCTCCTAGTCAAACCTAGAACCGCGTGCTTGGAGCCGACGTAAGCGTGCGGACCAACGCCTCCGACAACGCCGCCAACGCTGCATAAAGAGACTATCGAGCCTTTCTTGGCGGGGATCATCACACGCGCCGCATGTTTCATCCCTAGGAAAGCTCCTTTCACGTTGACGTTGAAGACCATCTCGAACTCGGTTAAACTGTTGTTGCGGATGTCCGGACACGGTGCTTCGCTTACTCCTGCGTTGTTGATGAGTATGTCAAGTGTCCCGAAACGCTTGACGGCGAAGTCAACAGCGTTACTGATGTCGTCTTCTTGTGTGACGTCACCGTGGATGAAACAAGCTGACTCCTCCGAGTTGGCTAACAGAGTTTTGAGAACTTTGTCTCCGAGATCGTCTTGGACGTCGACGATGCAGACTTTGGCACCGTGCTTGTGGAACAGACGAGCGATGCTTTCGCCTATCCCTGTGGCTCCTCCGGTTATCAACGCCACTTTACCCAAAAGCCTGTTGTTCATACAGGCGCACGCTTGTTGAAAGTGTTCATATCAATGTGCTATAATAATTATAATAATATTTATTTTATCAATAATTAAATAATAATAATAACTTCATTATTAAAGACCGAAGAGATCGAAAGTCGAAACCAATAGAGATCAAAAGATTCGGTATGAGATAGAAAACATCCGAATCAGACAAAACACAACTGAACAGATCTCAAATCTGTTGTTCATCCGACCAAAAGACACTAGTGTAATGAAAATACATTCGATTTTGTTACTGGAAAATTGACTACACGGCATATAAAATTCAGAATTCAAATAAATAATTAAATGAAGATCGAAAGAGAGCAACTGATAAAAGAGCATTCAGAGAATATAAGAAGCAGAGATGAAAAAGAAGAAGTGAAAAGGTGAGACCTTTGAGTAGGGAGAGAAGAATGTTGAATGTTTTCAGTTGACATGATGATGATGATGATAGATTCTGATCTTCTCTCTTCTCTCTTCTTCTCCTTAATATGCGCCTCTTGGAAACCCTACTCAAACGCTTCTCTACTCTCTATATCTCTCTCTGTGGCTTTGGTTAGTTAGATCAGCTCTGACACGTTTTTGTACAAATCCGAGTCTTAATTACACCCACCCACACAAGTCAAAGACCAAAAGAAGAATCTAAATATATATATATATATATCATTGACTACAGAAAGAAAGCCCATTTGTTGGCCCACGAGTTGAATCTGTGGCGACAAATGGAGAGAAAGATGAGAGAGAACACTCTGAGTTCTTCTTATTCTTCTTCTTGTGACTTTCTTACTCGGAGTTGCGTTTATCCTCGGCAACTCTGCCTTTATTAATCAAAAGATAAAGCCAAGAGTCGAGACCATGTGCAGAAACCACCCGGACGGACCCACCCCGCTTTGCTATGTCCTGGTATGGGCCTTAAGCCCATTAGATAAAAACGTGTTTTAGATTTATTTTTACAAGTTGATTCATCGCGAATCAAATTACCAAATTATTTGTGTTTAGGGCATATAATAAACTTTTATTTTATACACGGCTGGTCTTGAACATATTTTTTTTACAATTTGAGGTCATTTATACTAAAAATACAAATTTACTATTATTTAAACATGAATTTGAAAAGCTTGTTTAAAATTTATTGTCACTGAATTTAACATTTCATATACTACTATGAAATTCACTATTATTAAATATTTTAAGTTGTGGGTTATAAAAATGTTAACTGATTTTAGATTGGTCGGATGAAACTTTTTAGTTAAAAGTAAATAAAATTTTAAATTTTATATGGTTTTAGATGAAAGTTTAGAATGATTTAACAAAAATTAGATTAAATTTTATAATTTATATAAAATTATTTAAAATTATAAATTAAATCAATTTAAAGACACCCCCTAAACATTCACTTTAGTTTCCTTTTTTAGAACAAAAACACTCACTTTCACTACAGTTCCTAAAATCTGATGGCTTGAAATAATCATTATTATATTATTATTTTATTTATTTGTTAAATATCTATATTTAGAACTTTACAGCGTAGTAATCATTGACATAAATATTATTATTTAAGTACTAAATAATTAAATATGTGTAAATATTAATTTTATAGAAAAAAAATCAATAAGTTTTGAGGCTGGTTTTACTTTCATATCTCGGCATCCCTTATATATTAACTGAGAAGCATTTGAAACAGTAGAACTTTAATTTTGTATTAATTAAAAAAAACTCCAAATCCTAGGTGGTACTCTAAATGCCTTCTAAATTTCATTTCAAAGAATTCTAGAGCATCTAATATAAAGTATAGTTTAATCTAATGGTGTCACATTATTCCATAATTATATATTTAATGTCCACTAGAGAACATTATATTAACCTAAAATATAAGAAGTGTGTATTCTTTCCTTAAATAAAAGCTGCAGAATTACCTAATATGATTTACATATATATATGATAATTAATGATTATGAAAAATAAAGATTTGATAACAATTTTTGCATCCTTCTTTATTTTTATTTAATTGTATGTTATTAAAAAAAATAAACAATCACATTAACCATATAATAAAAAAATTAGATTTTTTCTTATATGTTATATTTTGAATTTTTTAAAATGACTTTAAATTACAAAAATGAGGAAACCTTATAAGTTATATATATTTTTTAAAACGAGTTTAAAATACAAAAATGAAGACACCTTATATGTTAGAATTTTCTTATATGTTATATTTTAAATTTTTTTAAAACGACTTTAAATTACAAAAATGTAAGTTTTCCTTAAGTATACGACTAAAAACATTAAAATGACATGTATCAATTCGATGGTTGATTTGAAAGCTTTCAAAACCATATGGAAGATAAAAGTCAAAATAATTTAACTGTGGAAACAATACTGTTCATTTTTTTCAAGAATGTGTTCGATGTAAAAAATAAGGTTTTTATGTCATAATTTGTTTAATGTCCACAATAGAACATTATATTAACCTAAAATATACGAAATGTGTATTCTTTCCTTAAATAAAAGCTACAGAATTACCTAATATGATTTACATATATATGACAATTAATGATTATGAATAATAAAGATTTGATAATAATTTTTGCATCCTTCTTCATTTTTGTTTAAATTTATATTATTAAAAAAAAATTAAACAATCACATTAACCATATAATAAAAAAATTAGATTTTTTCTTATCTATTATATTTTGAATTTTTTAAAACAACTTTAAATTACAAAAATGTAAGTTTTCCTTAAGTATACGACTAAAAACATTAAAATGACATGTATCAATTCGATGGTTGATTTGAAAGCTTTCAAAACCATATGGAAGATAAAAGTCAAAATAATTCAACTGTGAAAACAATAATGTTCACTTTTTCAAGAATGTGTTTGAGGGAAAATATAAGGTTTTTATGTCATATTTTGTTTAATGTCCACTAGAGAACATTATATTAACCTAAAATATAAGAAGTGTGTATTATTTCCCTAAATAAAAGCTACGAAATTACCTAATATGATTTACATATATATGGCGATTAATTATTATGAATAATAAAGATTTGATAACAATTTCTGCATCATTCTTCATTTTGTTTAATTTTATATTATTAAAAAAATAAACAATCACATGAACCATATAATATAAAAAATTAGATTTTTTCTTATATGTTATATTTTGAATTTTTTAAAATGACTTTAAATTACAAAATTTTTTAAAATGACTTTAAATTACAAAAATGAGGAAACCTTATATGTTATATTTGTTTTTTAAAAGCGACTTTAAAATACAAAAATGAGATATATATATAAATAAAATGATCAAATATATAAAAGAAACTATCGATAACATATACAAATAAACTCACCCTGCGCAAGGCGCAGTTTTTATTATAGTATCCCCTATATATTATTTGTGAAACATTACAACTTCTTTTTGTAGCCACATGTCATCACTAATATGATTCTTAGAATTACTAGAGAAATAGGTTGGTCCATCTAATTATATAATAAACTTTTTATTAAACTAAACATAAATTCATTATTAATGTCAATTATTATTTCCTTAAATAAAGATTACGGAATTGCCTAATGTGGGTAAAGTATATATGACAATTAATGATTTTGAATAAAAAAGATCTGATAAAAAAAATGTATCTTCTATCAAATTTGTTTAATTTAAAACTATTAAAATAACTTTAAAAAAACAAAATAACCATATTATAAAAATTTAGATTTTTCTGTATATTTTATATTTTGATTTTTAAAAAATGACTATAAATTACTAAAATTGTTAAAAGTCTCACATTCAAATTTTGCGATCCATGGTTTAAAATTTTTGTTATGACAAAATACAAATGATTACAAAATCATATAAGTAAAAGTCTAATTTAATTAATCATTAAGATTTAAAATATATATGTATATATATNNNNNNNNNNNNNNNNNNNNNNNNNNNNNNNNNNNNNNNNNNNNNNNNNNNNNATATATATGTATATATATCATTCTAAATTAAACTATAAACCATATTTAATAAATAAACATTTTAACTTAAAAATTTACTTTGAATAAAACTGTTTTGATAAAATTTTTGAACTAACATTGATTAATTTTTTTAAATTATAAATTACTAAAATTATTAACCGTACAATGAAAATTTTGTTATCAGTAATTTAAAGTTTTTGCTATTAAAGATACACATGATCAAAAAAACAAATGAGTAAAAAACACCATTAAAAAAAAATAGACATTAATATTAAAAATATACTATGTATGTTAATATCATTTAAATTTAATTACATATCCTATCAAATTTTTTTAAAAAATTGTTTGTATTAATAAAATTGATTTATACGTTCGCACCAATTTTATTATATATGTAATAATTACTGACTTTTAATTATTTAATATATATTTATTATTTCATAATATGTAAGAACATATAATACATAAAATAATTTATATATATAATTTTTATTCCGCGCAAGGTGCGGATCTTAATCTAGTATAGTATTAAAGTCGGATATTACTTCGGTTTCTACTGGACTGACGTATATTAAATAAAATTTTGGCGGTATCCGTGACAACATATACATTAGTTCATGCAAACTAAACACTGTTTTCTGAAATAAACACACAAAATGACGTGGTTTTG includes:
- the LOC106300039 gene encoding uncharacterized protein LOC106300039, translating into MGCAQSKIENEEAVTRCKERKQFMKDAVVARNAFAAAHSAYAMALKNTGAALSDYAHGEFLVSNHHHSSSAAAAASSLPTAVSPPPPSSAAAISNSVASSSSAAGEIPQPMPDTLPPPPPPPPPPLQRAATMPEMNGRSGGPSGSGLSGTIIEEDDDGDDDSEVENHDRLVRKSKSRGGSSRGRPMIDDDRHHHHNQEAPPPPLPQSMAANPRPIPPPRQHQQQEHLVYDYFFASENIPGTTLEDTPPPQAKPAPPQPASPSSEEDDELEEEEDEPVVERKPPVVEERPKRVEEPSVELEKVANFRGGMKKPIGGERRGGGRFPATATATNLANVFNELDDNFLKASESAHEVSKMLEATRLHYHSNFADNRGHIDHSARVMRVITWNRSFRGLPNTDVGKDDFDSEENETHATVLDKLLAWEKKLYDEVKSGELMKIEYQRKVAHLNRVKKRGGHSDSLERAKAAVSQLHTRYIVDMQSMDSTVSEINRLRDEQLYVKLLHLVEAMGKMWEMMQMHHQRQAEISKVLKSLDISQAVKETNDHHHERTIQLLAVVQEWHTQFCRMIDNQKMYIKSLGGWLKLNLIPIESTLKEKVSSPPRVPNPAIQKLLHIWYDRLDKIPDEMARTAIINFAAVVSTIMQQQEEEMKLRDRCGETRKELGRKIRQFEDWYHKYMQKRGPEDMNADGSEADNEHKDEVVVRQFNVEQIKKRLEEEEEAYQRQSQQVREKSIASLRTRLPELFQAMSEVAYSCSGMYRAVVAYVTQRQSQNERHQKSSSQGQTSVRTDVRAE
- the LOC106300040 gene encoding xanthoxin dehydrogenase isoform X2, whose translation is MSTENIQHSSLPTQRLLGKVALITGGATGIGESIARLFHKHGAKVCIVDVQDDLGDKVLKTLLANSEESACFIHGDVTQEDDISNAVDFAVKRFGTLDILINNAGVSEAPCPDIRNNSLTEFEMVFNVNVKGAFLGMKHAARVMIPAKKGSIVSLCSVGGVVGGVGPHAYVGSKHAVLGLTRSVAAELGQHGIRVNCVSPYAVLTNLALAHLPEDERTEGVVAGFRSFAAANANLKGVELTVDDVANAVLFLASDESRYVSGDNLMVDGGFTCTNHSFKVFR
- the LOC106300040 gene encoding xanthoxin dehydrogenase isoform X1, whose amino-acid sequence is MSTENIQHSSLPTQRLLGKVALITGGATGIGESIARLFHKHGAKVCIVDVQDDLGDKVLKTLLANSEESACFIHGDVTQEDDISNAVDFAVKRFGTLDILINNAGVSEAPCPDIRNNSLTEFEMVFNVNVKGAFLGMKHAARVMIPAKKGSIVSLCSVGGVVGGVGPHAYVGSKHAVLGLTRSVAAELGQHGIRVNCVSPYAVLTNLALAHLPEDERTEGVVAGFRSFAAANANLKGVELTVDDVANAVLFLASDESRYVSGDNLMVDGGFTCTNHSFKVFR